In Solanum lycopersicum chromosome 5, SLM_r2.1, the following are encoded in one genomic region:
- the LOC112941523 gene encoding WAT1-related protein At5g40240-like, which produces MEMSGVVPFIAMIVQQLAQVGLAVVAKGAMSTGMTTFTYTFYSSAFSTLLLIPISFFLHRSAIPPLWPTFLYGFFLLGILGFLMQVLGLLGLQYSSPLLSTAILQLCPGFTFILAVILRMETFEYKSLSTMAKTIGTLVAIIGAFVATLYKGPQVFGINPLNTILTTPSAWAIGGLLTMICSIIASLFIISQAFVLKKYPAELILMLFYSCCVTILCAVFSLIVERDLNSWSLSPHSRLMAVVYSGLFGNVFQVCIGSWCVRRKGPLFVVMFHPLGIVIAMAASIFMGEIIHVGSLVGSIIIVIGFYSVMWGQSKEWTKKEKNLRSNNNKIPFLQDKNDDDPEV; this is translated from the exons ATGGAAATGAGTGGAGTGGTTCCATTTATAGCTATGATTGTTCAGCAATTAGCACAAGTTGGATTAGCTGTGGTAGCTAAAGGGGCTATGTCAACTGGGATGACTACTTTCACTTACACTTTCTATTCAAGTGCTTTTTCAACCCTACTTCTTATTCCAATTTCATTCTTCCTCCATAG GTCAGCTATTCCACCTCTTTGGCCTACTTTTCTCTATGGATTTTTCTTGCTTGGCATATTGGG TTTTTTGATGCAAGTGCTTGGATTACTTGGACTTCAATATTCCTCTCCATTACTTTCCACAGCAATACTGCAATTATGTCCAGGATTCACTTTCATTCTTGCTGTCATTCTCAG GATGGAAACTTTTGAATACAAAAGTTTGAGCACAATGGCTAAAACTATTGGAACTTTGGTAGCAATAATAGGTGCATTTGTTGCAACTTTATATAAAGGCCCTCAAGTTTTTGGAATTAATCCTTTAAATACAATATTAACAACCCCTTCTGCTTGGGCCATTGGAGGTTTACTCACTATGATTTGCTCTATAATTGCTTCTCTATTTATCATTTCACAG GCATTTGTCCTTAAGAAATATCCAGCAGAGTTGATTTTAATGTTGTTTTATAGCTGCTGTGTTACAATATTATGTGCTGTTTTCTCTTTGATTGTTGAAAGAGATTTGAATTCTTGGAGTTTAAGCCCTCACAGCAGATTAATGGCCGTCGTATACTCG GGTTTATTTGGAAATGTATTCCAAGTTtgtataggttcatggtgtgTGAGGAGAAAAGGACCTCTCTTTGTTGTTATGTTTCATCCATTAGGCATTGTTATTGCTATGGCTGCTAGCATATTTATGGGTGAAATTATTCATGTGGGAAG tTTGGTGGGATCAATCATCATTGTGATTGGATTTTATTCAGTAATGTGGGGACAAAGTAAAGAATGgacaaagaaagagaagaacttGAGATCAAACAACAACAAGATTCCATTTTTACAAGAcaaaaatgatgatgatcctgAGGTTTAA
- the LOC101258652 gene encoding WAT1-related protein At3g28050-like, translating to MAAMEMKVKMKEALPYIGMASTQFAQVGLMIVGKKAMSAGMTNFTFVFYSNTLAALILLPSFFFYRSTRPPLNFSLISEFFLLGVLGCSAQLTGYTGINYTSASFASAMLNLIPGFTFILAVIFRMEKLDCRSTSTLIKSIGTIVSIAGAFTATLYKGPQILLTSSSKPQNYLHFQETDWIIGGLYLVVDCVVSSLYLIVQASVLKKYPVELIVVFFYCFFASILSVTVSLFMDNNSNAWLLQPGTRLFAVLYSGIFGSAFQVSVMFWCIRRKGPLFVAMFHPLGIVIAAALGIIFLGDIFYLGSLVGSIVIVVGFYAVMWGKTKEDMVDEDKLTRNINSKAPLLEIKDAETKI from the exons ATGGCGGCGATGGAGATGAAGGTGAAGATGAAGGAAGCTTTGCCATATATAGGAATGGCGTCAACCCAATTCGCACAAGTTGGTTTAATGATAGTTGGCAAAAAAGCCATGTCCGCCGGAATGACCAATTTCACCTTCGTCTTCTACTCCAACACTCTTGCAGCACTTATTCTCctcccttctttcttcttctacaG ATCAACTCGTCCGCCACTCAATTTCTCACTCATTTCTGAGTTTTTCTTGCTGGGTGTTCTTGG TTGTTCAGCTCAGCTAACTGGATATACTGGGATTAATTATACTTCTGCTTCGTTTGCCTCAGCAATGCTCAACCTCATCCCAGGTTTTACTTTCATACTTGCCGTCATTTTCAG GATGGAGAAATTAGATTGTCGAAGTACAAGTACCCTGATTAAATCCATTGGAACCATCGTCTCAATTGCCGGCGCATTCACCGCCACTCTTTACAAGGGACCACAAATTTTGTTGACTTCCTCCTCGAAGCCTCAAAATTATCTTCATTTCCAGGAAACTGACTGGATAATTGGAGGACTATATCTTGTAGTGGATTGTGTAGTGTCTTCGTTATATTTAATTGTACAG gCTTCCGTCCTTAAGAAATATCCAGTTGAGCTGATTGTGGTCTTCTTTTACTGCTTCTTTGCATCCATTCTATCAGTAACTGTCTCTCTGTTTATGGACAATAACTCAAATGCTTGGTTGCTACAACCTGGTACAAGATTGTTCGCTGTTCTATACTCA GGAATATTTGGCTCAGCATTTCAAGTTAGTGTGATGTTTTGGTGCATTCGTAGAAAGGGACCTCTCTTTGTTGCTATGTTCCATCCTCTTGGAATTGTAATTGCTGCTGCATTGGGTATAATCTTCTTAGGAGATATTTTCTACCTTGGAAG CTTGGTTGGGTCAATTGTAATTGTTGTTGGCTTTTACGCTGTTATGTGgggaaaaacaaaagaagacaTGGTGGATGAAGACAAGCTCACAAGAAATATCAATTCAAAGGCCCCACTTTTGGAAATAAAGGATGCAGAGA